Proteins from one Microcaecilia unicolor chromosome 2, aMicUni1.1, whole genome shotgun sequence genomic window:
- the LOC115461939 gene encoding olfactory receptor 1G1-like, protein MEWKNQTAMLEFLLLGFTEQIELKSLLFKVFLVMYMLNLMGNGTITLVIAGNSQLHTPMYFFLCNLSFVDMCSSSVTVPKLLNNLISDSKTISFSECIAQLYFFLVFGCSECMLLAIMAYDRYVAVCNPLHYITIMNKKVCLSMSVASWIISFLHSLLHTLLVYRLSFCKSHEIQHYFCDVTPLLQLSCTDTSINELVVFAEGSVLTLFTVFIILISYIRIITTIQKIKSTGGRWKTFSTCSSHFTVVTLFYGTVIFMYFRPSSSYSLTKDRIASVMYNMLSPMLNPFIYSLRNRDVKMALKKVLQRKGSSWVNII, encoded by the coding sequence ATGGAATGGAAAAACCAGACAGCAATGCTTGAATTTCTTCTCCTGGGTTTCACAGAGCAAATAGAACTAAAAAGTCTTCTCTTTAAAGTGTTCCTGGTAATGTACATGTTGAACTTGATGGGAAATGGAACCATTACTTTAGTAATTGCTGGTAACTCACAGCTCCATACCCCTATGTATTTCTTCCTTTGTAATTTGTCTTTTGTGGACATGTGTTCCAGTTCTGTCACTGTCCCCAAATTGTTAAATAACTTAATCTCTGACTCCAAGACTATCTCTTTCTCTGAGTGTATTGCCCAACTCTATTTCTTCTTGGTCTTTGGTTGCTCAGAATGTATGCTCCTGGCTATTATGGCCTATGACCGTTATGTTGCTGTCTGTAATCCACTGCATTATATCACAATAATGAATAAGAAGGTATGTCTAAGTATGTCAGTTGCTTCGTGGATCATAAGCTTTTTGCATTCCTTGCTACATACACTGTTAGTATACCGGCTTTCCTTCTGTAAGTCCCATGAGATTCAACACTACTTCTGTGATGTCACACCACTGCTACAACTCTCTTGCACAGACACTTCCATTAATGAACTGGTGGTTTTTGCAGAGGGTTCAGTGCTTACACTGTTCACCGTCTTTATTATCCTGATCTCTTACATTCGCATCATCACTACCATCCAGAAGATCAAATCCACTGGTGGAAGGTGGAAAACCTTCTCTACTTGCTCCTCCCACTTCACTGTGGTTACACTCTTCTATGGGAcagttatttttatgtatttcagGCCTTCTTCCAGCTACTCATTGACAAAAGACAGGATCGCTAGTGTGATGTATAATATGCTGTCTCCTAtgctcaacccattcatctacagcCTAAGGAACAGAGATGTGAAGATGGCATTGAAGAAAGTTCTACAGAGAAAAGGATCTTCTTGGGTAAACATTATCTAA
- the LOC115461938 gene encoding olfactory receptor 1-like produces MEWRNQTTALEFLLMGLTEHVELQSLLFVVFLAMYMMNLLGNGTMILVIAGNSHLHTPMYFFLCNLSFVDMCFTSVTVPKMLSNLISVSKTISFSECIAQLYFFIVFACSECILLSIMAYDRYVAICHPLHYITIMSKKVCLSMSVVSWIISFLHSLLHTLLIFRLSFCKTKEIQHYFCDLAALIKVSCTDTFINELVVFAEASLLGMAPFFIILISYVCIITTILKIKSTDRRWKTFSTCSSHLTVVTLFYGTLFFMYLRPSSSYSLAKDRITSVVYNVLSPMFNPFIYSLRNREVKMALKRVLQRKGSYSRA; encoded by the coding sequence ATGGAATGGAGAAATCAGACAACAGCGCTTGAATTTCTTCTCATGGGCCTCACAGAACATGTGGAGCTACAAAGTCTTCTCTTTGTTGTGTTCCTGGCAATGTACATGATGAACCTGCTGGGAAATGGAACCATGATCTTAGTGATTGCTGGTAACTCACATCTCCATACCCCCATGTATTTCTTCCTTTGTAATTTGTCTTTTGTGGACATGTGTTTCACTTCTGTCACTGTCCCCAAAATGTTAAGTAACCTCATCTCTGTTTCTAAGACAATCTCTTTCTCTGAATGTATTGCTCAActctatttcttcattgtcttTGCCTGCTCAGAATGTATACTCCTGTCCATCATGGCCTATGACCGTTATGTTGCTATCTGTCATCCACTGCATTACATCACAATAATGAGCAAGAAAGTATGTCTAAGTATGTCAGTTGTTTCTTGGATCATCAGCTTTTTACATTCCTTGCTGCATACACTGTTGATATTTCGGCTTTCGTTCTGTAAGACCAAAGAGATCCAGCACTACTTCTGTGATCTTGCAGCGTTGATAAAAGTATCttgcacagacacttttattaaTGAGCTGGTGGTCTTTGCAGAAGCTTCACTGCTAGGAATGGCACCCTTCTTTATTATACTAATCTCCTACGTTTGCATCATCACTACCATCCTGAAGATCAAGTCCACTGATAGAAGGTGGAAGACCTTCTCTACCTGCTCCTCCCACCTTACAGTGGTAACACTCTTCTATGGGACACTGTTTTTTATGTATTTACGTCCTTCCTCCAGCTATTCCTTGGCAAAGGACAGGATCACCAGCGTGGTGTACAATGTACTCTCTCCCAtgttcaacccattcatctacagcCTTAGAAACAGAGAGGTGAAGATGGCATTGAAGAGAGTTCTACAGAGGAAAGGATCTTATTCTAGAGCGTAA